Proteins encoded by one window of Simiduia curdlanivorans:
- a CDS encoding TlpA family protein disulfide reductase, which produces MKKLCVAFILLFSSLSFAAGELSGPAPDFTLKSRDGKNIRLADLRGQVVMLNFWASWCGPCRQEMPILDDLAKRYGRAGFTLLGVNVEQDSSAGEKYLQDTPVNFPILWDPTSEVSKLYNIDAMPSTVMIDRDGNMRYLHRGYKPGYENDYKKQIKELIRE; this is translated from the coding sequence ATGAAAAAACTTTGTGTCGCCTTTATTCTGTTATTCAGCAGCCTCAGCTTCGCCGCCGGCGAACTCTCTGGGCCGGCGCCAGACTTTACCTTGAAGAGTCGCGACGGCAAAAACATTCGCCTCGCCGACCTGCGCGGGCAGGTGGTCATGTTAAATTTTTGGGCTTCTTGGTGCGGCCCCTGCCGACAAGAAATGCCGATCCTCGACGACCTGGCCAAGCGCTATGGCCGCGCGGGTTTCACCCTACTGGGTGTTAACGTTGAACAAGACAGTTCAGCCGGGGAAAAGTATTTACAAGATACGCCGGTTAACTTCCCCATTCTTTGGGACCCGACCTCAGAAGTGAGCAAGCTGTACAACATCGACGCTATGCCCAGCACCGTGATGATCGATCGCGATGGCAACATGCGCTATCTACACCGCGGCTACAAGCCGGGCTACGAGAACGACTATAAAAAACAAATTAAAGAGCTGATTCGCGAATGA
- the cyoE gene encoding heme o synthase: MQATEPMAQSLSWRDYYELCKPRVVMLMILTSVIGMLLAVPGMVPLDVLILGNLGIALCAGSAATVNHLVDRHIDQKMARTFNRPVAGGRIDPMRALIFASATGLAGMAILLVFINALTAWLTLASLLGYAVVYTLFLKRATPQNIVIGGLAGAAPPLLGWTAVTGSIDPGGLLLVLIIFAWTPPHFWALAVHRKDEYANAEIPMLPVTHGEHYTKIHILLYTIILCLVTALPYLTGMMGWLYLLGAVTLGAGFIYWALVMLLTDRESAGMDTFRYSIIYLMALFVIMLLDHYLISPSLWVPAL; the protein is encoded by the coding sequence ATGCAAGCCACAGAGCCAATGGCGCAATCATTAAGCTGGCGCGACTATTACGAGCTGTGTAAACCGCGCGTGGTTATGTTGATGATCCTTACTTCTGTTATCGGTATGTTGTTAGCCGTGCCGGGTATGGTGCCGCTCGACGTATTGATTCTCGGCAATCTTGGAATTGCGCTTTGCGCCGGCTCCGCGGCCACGGTCAATCACTTGGTCGATCGACATATCGACCAAAAAATGGCGCGCACCTTTAACCGGCCGGTTGCCGGTGGTCGCATTGACCCTATGCGGGCGCTGATATTTGCCTCGGCGACGGGTTTGGCCGGTATGGCTATCCTACTGGTGTTTATCAATGCCTTAACCGCTTGGTTAACTTTGGCATCGCTGCTCGGTTACGCCGTCGTCTACACGCTGTTTTTAAAGCGCGCGACGCCGCAAAATATCGTCATTGGTGGTTTGGCCGGTGCGGCACCGCCACTGCTGGGCTGGACTGCGGTGACCGGTAGCATCGATCCCGGTGGCTTGTTGTTGGTATTGATTATCTTCGCCTGGACACCGCCACATTTTTGGGCGCTGGCGGTGCATCGCAAAGATGAATACGCCAATGCCGAAATACCCATGCTGCCGGTTACTCACGGCGAGCACTACACCAAAATTCATATTCTGCTTTACACCATCATTCTCTGTTTGGTGACCGCACTGCCTTACCTCACCGGCATGATGGGTTGGCTCTACCTGTTAGGCGCAGTAACCTTGGGTGCTGGGTTCATCTATTGGGCTTTGGTCATGCTGCTCACAGATAGGGAATCTGCCGGCATGGATACCTTTCGCTATTCCATTATCTATTTAATGGCGCTATTTGTGATTATGTTGCTGGATCACTACTTAATCAGCCCTAGCTTGTGGGTGCCGGCGCTATGA
- a CDS encoding SURF1 family protein, whose protein sequence is MPSEQLEHPTGASSAVPEKLHFDINIKLITLGLVFLPVLLALGFWQLDRANEKSQLLDAHRQQQHLNPISLNALEQQAVLALPAFTKVTLNANIAADTYWLLDNRIQRGRVGYEVLQIAQVNNVWLLINRGWVAGAHDRRLKPTIALLTGRVNLAGQMATQSKNIMLSDLPPDALIAERIAEIDLTKLSELSGVTLSGLVQLAPESEGALSIDWPTVNISPIKHQAYAFQWFSMAFALVVLLVFANTNLLTVLKQKTTNNKT, encoded by the coding sequence ATGCCAAGCGAGCAACTCGAACACCCCACCGGTGCTTCGTCTGCAGTCCCAGAAAAACTGCATTTCGATATCAATATAAAGTTGATAACGCTGGGTCTGGTGTTTCTGCCGGTATTGCTGGCCTTGGGCTTTTGGCAACTCGATAGAGCAAACGAAAAATCCCAATTGTTGGACGCACACCGGCAACAACAACATTTAAACCCCATCTCCCTGAATGCGCTTGAGCAACAGGCCGTGCTGGCGTTGCCAGCTTTCACGAAAGTAACGCTTAACGCAAACATAGCAGCAGATACCTACTGGTTACTGGATAACCGTATTCAGCGCGGGCGGGTGGGCTATGAAGTGCTGCAAATTGCTCAGGTCAATAATGTCTGGCTGCTAATAAATCGCGGCTGGGTAGCCGGCGCTCACGATCGGCGTTTGAAACCTACCATAGCCTTACTAACCGGCCGTGTTAATCTCGCCGGGCAAATGGCCACTCAGTCTAAAAATATCATGTTAAGCGATTTGCCGCCCGATGCTCTCATTGCCGAGCGAATTGCCGAAATAGATTTAACCAAATTGAGTGAGCTCTCGGGCGTTACCTTGAGTGGCCTAGTGCAGCTGGCGCCGGAAAGCGAGGGCGCACTGAGCATTGATTGGCCCACGGTTAATATTTCACCGATCAAACATCAGGCCTATGCGTTTCAATGGTTTTCAATGGCCTTTGCATTGGTGGTACTGTTGGTGTTTGCCAATACCAATTTATTAACGGTACTAAAACAAAAGACAACGAATAATAAGACGTAG
- a CDS encoding transporter substrate-binding domain-containing protein: protein MRIIATVAAALIGLALIASTQASDAGRLLLYPKSNDDWRAAYPVQMLTRALTLSGGNYQLQPGVEDVPKARNFLNLSTKHGVDVVWSMTSIERETEHLAIKIPLNRGLMGYRVALVRSAEPDMLASVASLEQLKQFTAGQMYVWSDTKILTSQGMVVPGSNYNTLFRMLVAGRFDFFPRSVTEVSQELARNAAMGISLDKHLLIRYPAAMYFFVNKQDAKLAADIERGLEMMLASGEFVQRFEHYYGDVIRELQLDARVAIDLHNPYLPADTPLCRRELWWADLCPIKQ from the coding sequence ATGCGCATTATTGCCACCGTTGCTGCTGCTTTAATCGGGCTTGCGCTTATTGCCAGTACTCAGGCAAGCGACGCTGGGCGCCTGTTGCTTTACCCAAAGTCAAACGACGATTGGCGCGCGGCTTACCCAGTACAAATGTTAACCCGCGCCTTGACCCTAAGCGGTGGAAATTATCAGCTTCAGCCGGGTGTTGAGGATGTGCCCAAAGCGCGCAATTTCCTAAACCTTTCCACCAAGCACGGCGTCGACGTGGTTTGGAGTATGACCAGTATCGAGCGCGAGACTGAGCACCTTGCCATTAAAATTCCACTTAATCGCGGTTTAATGGGCTACCGAGTCGCGCTGGTGCGCAGCGCTGAGCCGGATATGCTGGCGAGTGTCGCAAGTCTCGAACAACTCAAGCAATTCACTGCGGGGCAAATGTATGTGTGGTCCGACACCAAAATTTTAACCTCTCAAGGTATGGTGGTGCCGGGCAGTAACTACAACACCTTATTTCGCATGCTGGTGGCGGGTCGCTTTGATTTTTTCCCGCGCTCGGTCACCGAAGTCTCGCAAGAATTAGCGCGCAATGCTGCCATGGGCATAAGCTTGGATAAGCATTTGCTGATTCGCTATCCCGCAGCCATGTACTTTTTTGTCAATAAACAAGATGCCAAACTCGCGGCGGATATTGAGCGAGGTTTAGAAATGATGTTGGCCAGTGGCGAATTTGTGCAGCGGTTTGAGCACTACTACGGCGATGTGATCCGCGAGCTGCAACTCGACGCTAGAGTAGCTATCGACTTACACAACCCTTATCTGCCGGCAGATACGCCCTTGTGTCGACGCGAGCTTTGGTGGGCCGATCTATGCCCAATTAAACAATAA
- a CDS encoding outer membrane beta-barrel domain-containing protein, translating into METRFQRLLLSGLLITACSAALAQTDAQDETQSVLDKIVTPDMERRHIEEDQLDTEDFELGAYYGFMSIEDFGSSWGWGARAAYHITEDFFLEGNYGKHTAGESTLEIGGGLPALTDAQREYTYYDLNLGYNLFPGEVYISDSLAFNSTFYIVAGAGNTTFAETEYFTYSFGAGYKVYFTDYLNFNIDLRDHVFERELLGFNKKWVNNLSANMGINFFF; encoded by the coding sequence ATGGAAACTAGGTTTCAACGTCTTCTTCTGAGTGGCCTGCTGATTACAGCCTGCTCAGCCGCACTGGCACAGACAGATGCACAAGACGAGACACAATCCGTGCTCGATAAAATTGTCACGCCAGATATGGAAAGACGCCATATCGAAGAGGATCAACTCGACACCGAAGATTTCGAGCTAGGCGCCTACTACGGCTTTATGAGCATCGAAGACTTCGGCAGCAGCTGGGGCTGGGGCGCACGCGCCGCCTACCACATCACCGAAGATTTTTTCTTAGAAGGTAACTACGGCAAGCATACCGCGGGCGAAAGCACGCTGGAAATCGGCGGCGGCTTACCCGCATTAACCGATGCTCAACGGGAATACACCTATTATGATTTGAATTTGGGTTATAACTTATTCCCCGGTGAAGTGTATATCAGCGACAGCCTCGCTTTTAACTCGACCTTTTATATCGTCGCCGGCGCCGGCAACACCACCTTCGCCGAAACGGAATATTTCACCTATAGCTTTGGCGCGGGTTACAAAGTGTATTTTACCGATTACCTGAATTTTAATATCGACCTTCGTGACCATGTGTTCGAGCGCGAACTGTTGGGCTTCAATAAAAAGTGGGTTAACAATTTATCCGCCAACATGGGCATCAACTTTTTCTTTTAA
- a CDS encoding aromatic amino acid hydroxylase — MSQQEIIASLPAHLRQFVKVQDYNQYTPRDHAAWRFLLLSLIDHMATHAHPVYLEGLRKTGISADHIPSIDEMNQCLGKIGWQAVVVDGFIPPAIFMEFQARKILVIALDMRTIDHMLYTPAPDIVHESAGHAPFIVDVDYAEFLQRFGEIGMKALSTASDYAVYEAIRHLSIVKEAVRSKAEDIDAAEAALAEALRINAAESPSEASLLSRLHWWTVEYGLVGELDDYKIYGAGLLSSLGEGVNCLDDNKVRKLPLTVDAINTPYDITREQPQLFVTKSCKHLTQVLETFAHGMAFRKGGAESVRKAIVCKTVCTTVYSSGLQVSGKLVKAKTDAMDNLIYIGTEGPTQLAWAGRELHGHGVDYHAQGFGSPVGKIKDMPRCLSEYTMDELKSAGIVVGQRTVLDFVSGVHVEGLLDHVERREHKNILFSFSDCRVVAPMNAKGEAGETLFEPSWGQYDMAVGDRIISVFGGTADKDRYRLYDQEDAEPTARVHYSTDEASLFSLYQELRDARTKNTISEAFLLQLHAQLDDYPHEWLLRFECLELTKDTAFSAKLHKELEALAALSAEHKKLIATGCARLPC; from the coding sequence ATGTCTCAGCAGGAGATCATCGCTAGCCTGCCGGCGCACTTGCGTCAGTTCGTCAAAGTTCAAGACTACAACCAATACACGCCGCGCGATCACGCGGCTTGGCGCTTCCTGCTCTTGTCATTGATCGATCACATGGCCACCCATGCCCATCCGGTCTACTTGGAGGGCTTGCGTAAAACCGGCATTAGCGCCGATCACATCCCCTCCATTGACGAAATGAACCAGTGCCTTGGCAAGATTGGCTGGCAGGCCGTGGTGGTGGATGGCTTTATTCCGCCGGCGATTTTTATGGAATTCCAGGCGCGCAAGATTTTGGTTATCGCATTGGATATGCGCACTATCGATCACATGCTGTACACCCCAGCGCCGGATATCGTGCACGAATCCGCGGGTCACGCGCCTTTTATTGTCGATGTCGATTACGCCGAGTTTCTCCAGCGCTTTGGTGAAATTGGTATGAAGGCACTCTCAACCGCCAGCGACTATGCGGTTTATGAGGCTATTCGCCATTTATCGATTGTCAAAGAGGCGGTGCGCTCCAAGGCCGAAGACATAGATGCAGCAGAGGCAGCCTTAGCCGAGGCTTTGAGAATTAACGCCGCTGAAAGTCCGTCTGAGGCGAGCTTATTGTCGCGTCTGCATTGGTGGACAGTGGAATACGGTTTAGTGGGTGAGCTAGACGATTACAAAATCTATGGCGCCGGTTTGTTGTCGTCCTTAGGCGAAGGCGTGAACTGCCTAGACGATAATAAAGTGCGCAAATTGCCATTAACCGTAGATGCCATTAATACGCCCTACGATATTACCCGCGAGCAACCGCAATTGTTTGTGACCAAGAGCTGTAAACACCTGACTCAAGTGCTCGAAACCTTTGCCCATGGCATGGCGTTTAGAAAGGGTGGCGCCGAATCGGTGCGTAAAGCCATTGTCTGCAAAACCGTGTGTACCACGGTTTATAGCAGTGGCCTGCAGGTGAGCGGGAAGCTAGTGAAGGCGAAAACGGACGCCATGGACAACCTAATTTATATCGGCACCGAGGGCCCGACCCAACTGGCCTGGGCGGGGCGCGAGCTACACGGACACGGGGTCGACTACCATGCGCAAGGTTTTGGTTCGCCGGTGGGAAAAATAAAAGATATGCCGCGCTGCCTGTCGGAATACACCATGGATGAACTCAAGAGTGCCGGCATTGTCGTGGGCCAGCGCACGGTATTGGATTTTGTGTCCGGTGTGCATGTGGAGGGGTTGCTAGACCACGTGGAGCGGCGCGAGCACAAAAATATTCTATTTTCCTTCAGTGACTGCCGCGTGGTCGCACCCATGAACGCCAAAGGCGAGGCCGGCGAGACCCTCTTTGAACCAAGTTGGGGTCAGTATGACATGGCGGTGGGCGATCGCATCATCAGTGTTTTCGGCGGTACGGCGGATAAAGACCGCTATCGCTTATACGATCAAGAAGATGCAGAGCCCACGGCGAGAGTTCACTACAGCACCGATGAGGCATCGTTATTCAGCTTGTATCAAGAGTTGCGCGATGCGCGAACCAAAAACACGATCAGCGAAGCATTTTTGCTGCAGCTACATGCGCAGTTAGACGACTACCCGCACGAGTGGCTATTGCGTTTTGAGTGCTTAGAATTAACCAAGGACACGGCCTTTTCGGCTAAGCTGCATAAAGAGCTGGAGGCTCTTGCGGCCTTATCGGCCGAGCATAAAAAACTTATCGCCACAGGGTGCGCGCGTTTACCCTGTTAA
- a CDS encoding YcjX family protein — translation MSSTINRFRQQLNTGAKRTKDSARRFKEKAGRGIKRAIGQRSCIAITGFSGAGKSTLLASLVNQLVNMDVQQAQHLWPDLQNRWLSAALISADQAIAEYPYGAHLAKLRAGEWPASTQDLSRCLIEIRLKPRSRLEDISGKGYVSHQVEIWDYPGEWLMDLPLASMGYEQWVSDCFVHFNNEPRNTLAPELYQALLDIDPVSVFEPERFDALFERYRAFLMQCKAEGLHIINPGRFALASADKHQLPAFIPLLASHQHKFEVISPNSWAAEMQRRYKHYVAGYVKPFLTQVFAQVDHQLVLVDLLGSLEQGKYSLEELRRSLTRVLQLFSYGKNRWLDKLVAPKVEQLTFVASKLDCVLPNQRSHLAELMRAVVAESIQSARFESTEVDHLELAAIACTQVGSRLDRPALFVQQGESAAWLSHPNLPRGWPNDTDWAKLAGWRLPLLLPPSLPDPRLKPWPNVNMAQLCEHLLGDLYA, via the coding sequence ATGAGCAGTACCATCAACCGGTTTCGCCAACAGCTTAACACCGGTGCTAAGCGCACCAAGGACAGTGCTCGCCGCTTTAAGGAGAAGGCTGGGCGCGGCATTAAGCGCGCCATCGGGCAGCGAAGCTGTATTGCGATCACCGGCTTTAGCGGCGCCGGCAAATCCACCTTATTGGCATCACTGGTCAATCAGCTGGTCAACATGGATGTGCAGCAAGCTCAACACTTGTGGCCAGACTTGCAAAATCGCTGGTTATCGGCGGCCCTAATCAGCGCCGATCAGGCCATTGCCGAGTACCCTTATGGGGCGCATCTGGCAAAATTACGAGCCGGCGAATGGCCCGCCTCGACCCAAGATTTAAGCCGCTGCCTAATTGAAATTCGGTTGAAGCCACGCTCGCGCCTAGAAGACATCTCGGGTAAAGGCTATGTTAGCCACCAAGTGGAAATTTGGGATTATCCCGGCGAGTGGTTAATGGATTTACCCCTGGCCAGTATGGGTTACGAGCAATGGGTCAGCGATTGTTTCGTGCACTTCAATAACGAACCGCGCAACACCCTAGCGCCCGAACTTTACCAAGCGCTCTTAGATATTGACCCTGTGTCTGTGTTTGAGCCCGAGCGCTTCGACGCCCTGTTCGAACGCTATCGCGCCTTTTTGATGCAGTGTAAAGCCGAAGGCTTGCACATTATTAACCCGGGCCGCTTCGCCTTGGCCTCGGCGGATAAACACCAGTTGCCGGCGTTTATTCCCCTGCTCGCCAGCCATCAACATAAATTTGAGGTCATTAGCCCGAACAGCTGGGCCGCAGAAATGCAGCGTCGCTATAAGCACTATGTCGCCGGTTATGTGAAGCCATTCTTAACCCAGGTGTTTGCGCAAGTAGACCATCAATTAGTGCTGGTGGATTTACTTGGTTCTCTCGAGCAGGGCAAATATAGTTTAGAGGAATTGCGCCGCAGCCTAACCCGCGTGTTGCAGCTGTTTAGCTATGGCAAAAATCGCTGGCTGGATAAATTGGTGGCGCCGAAGGTGGAGCAGCTGACCTTTGTCGCCAGTAAATTGGATTGCGTGCTGCCCAACCAGCGCAGTCATCTGGCGGAGTTGATGCGTGCGGTAGTGGCCGAATCTATCCAGTCGGCACGCTTTGAATCCACCGAAGTGGATCACCTCGAGCTCGCGGCTATCGCCTGTACTCAGGTGGGTAGTCGGCTGGATAGGCCAGCGTTGTTCGTGCAGCAGGGCGAGAGTGCGGCTTGGCTTAGCCACCCAAATTTACCGCGCGGTTGGCCTAACGATACCGATTGGGCGAAATTAGCCGGTTGGCGCTTACCCTTACTCCTGCCGCCGTCGCTGCCAGACCCACGGCTAAAACCCTGGCCCAATGTCAATATGGCGCAGCTGTGCGAGCATCTGCTGGGAGATTTGTACGCGTGA
- a CDS encoding SCO family protein → MTEAMKTEQQKRGIALTLGVIATFIVIVMLLFINKITTPRVLSNLELQVHGTIVFEPPRIFKDFVLLDHKGEEFTKARFQGKWSFVFFGFTHCPDICPTTMAALSSWYKTLSPEVQKQTQIIMVSVDPARDSVETLAQYVPYFNEDFIGLTGEFLPIKRFANQLNVAFTKVVQGDDYTVDHSGIIAMINPRGDYHAFIKPPLNPDNASLTYSSIRNSFPSD, encoded by the coding sequence ATGACAGAGGCAATGAAAACCGAACAACAAAAGCGCGGTATTGCCCTCACCCTGGGCGTGATCGCGACATTTATTGTTATCGTTATGCTGCTATTCATCAACAAAATTACCACGCCCAGAGTGTTGAGCAATCTGGAGCTGCAAGTACACGGCACCATTGTTTTTGAGCCGCCGAGAATCTTTAAAGATTTTGTTTTACTGGATCACAAAGGCGAAGAATTTACCAAAGCGCGTTTTCAAGGTAAGTGGAGTTTCGTTTTTTTTGGCTTTACCCACTGCCCAGACATTTGCCCTACCACCATGGCAGCGCTGTCTAGCTGGTACAAAACCTTGAGCCCCGAGGTGCAAAAGCAAACCCAAATTATCATGGTGTCGGTCGATCCGGCGCGCGATAGCGTTGAAACACTGGCGCAGTATGTGCCCTATTTTAACGAGGACTTTATCGGCCTCACTGGCGAGTTTTTACCGATTAAACGCTTCGCCAATCAACTCAATGTCGCCTTTACCAAAGTTGTACAGGGCGATGACTACACGGTCGACCACAGCGGCATTATTGCCATGATTAACCCGCGCGGGGACTATCACGCTTTTATTAAGCCGCCACTGAATCCCGATAATGCCAGCTTAACCTACAGTTCGATCCGCAATAGCTTTCCAAGCGACTAG
- a CDS encoding YcjF family protein, which produces MKKTETTSAPLPSPWLEPMSAAEQQQLQVLAAQPKQEQEPEGDQVWAAQSAATGWLEYAGIAKAAAWFVGGFVSLQAALMIAGAWSYHWSLGIGALTLVGIPSFWLLSKLWRARRNGKRVAALERVRLLANQLMASQAEEHFSEYRAAAESVLPSTHVLFSGQPARLGDYANIQEKLDDLDRQLAQRCDKTALAEVVRATRRTALGVAASPFLALDLVLTLAGNMSLIGRIAKSYGLAPSPFLEAQLLVHVYRQIAAMGAIELGSEVAGQTLSHEVISKLSGRVAQGFSAGIYTYRIGVTAMALCRPLAFSAQTKPKPGTVFKDLFRRLEADEIG; this is translated from the coding sequence GTGAAGAAGACCGAAACCACAAGTGCACCGCTACCTAGCCCTTGGCTTGAGCCAATGAGTGCGGCGGAACAGCAGCAGTTGCAGGTGTTGGCCGCGCAACCCAAACAGGAACAAGAGCCAGAGGGCGACCAAGTCTGGGCGGCGCAAAGCGCGGCCACCGGCTGGCTAGAATACGCCGGCATAGCCAAGGCCGCGGCCTGGTTTGTGGGCGGCTTTGTTAGCTTACAGGCCGCCCTGATGATTGCCGGCGCTTGGTCCTATCATTGGAGTTTAGGTATTGGCGCCCTGACACTGGTTGGCATTCCCAGTTTTTGGCTACTGTCCAAACTCTGGCGGGCAAGGCGCAATGGCAAGCGGGTGGCCGCTTTGGAGCGGGTGCGGTTGTTGGCAAATCAGCTAATGGCAAGCCAGGCCGAAGAGCATTTCAGCGAATACCGAGCCGCCGCAGAGTCCGTATTACCCTCAACACACGTGTTGTTTTCTGGCCAGCCGGCGCGTTTAGGTGACTATGCCAACATCCAAGAAAAATTAGACGATCTCGATCGTCAGTTGGCCCAACGCTGCGATAAAACCGCACTTGCAGAGGTGGTTCGCGCTACCCGCCGCACCGCGCTAGGCGTAGCGGCTAGCCCGTTTCTAGCGCTGGATTTAGTGCTCACGCTGGCCGGTAATATGTCGTTGATTGGCCGCATCGCCAAGTCCTACGGCTTGGCCCCTAGCCCATTTCTGGAAGCGCAATTGCTGGTGCACGTGTACCGTCAAATTGCCGCCATGGGCGCTATCGAACTCGGCAGCGAAGTGGCGGGGCAGACACTCTCCCACGAAGTGATTAGCAAGCTTTCGGGGCGGGTTGCGCAGGGCTTTTCTGCCGGCATCTACACCTACCGCATTGGCGTAACGGCCATGGCGCTGTGCCGGCCACTGGCGTTTTCGGCGCAAACCAAACCCAAGCCCGGCACGGTATTTAAAGATTTGTTCCGCCGTCTGGAAGCCGATGAGATAGGTTAA
- a CDS encoding DUF4266 domain-containing protein: protein MKLMLVLLLSPFFVACSSIEPWVKPYERQNLADPIMAMDRDPVATQYLHHVYEAREAARGAEGGSGGGCGCN from the coding sequence ATGAAACTGATGTTGGTTTTACTACTCAGCCCATTCTTTGTCGCCTGTTCAAGCATTGAGCCCTGGGTTAAACCCTACGAGCGCCAAAACTTGGCCGACCCGATTATGGCGATGGATAGAGACCCAGTGGCAACCCAATACTTACACCACGTTTACGAGGCGCGGGAGGCCGCACGCGGTGCGGAAGGCGGTTCTGGAGGTGGTTGTGGTTGCAACTAA
- a CDS encoding DUF3570 domain-containing protein, translating into MLIRLLAVLLFSSQALAAVLPEDRIDVLYHGYDGGGAEITGPSVLVRKQFADTVSISANYYVDMVSSASIDVETTASAYTEERTQSSVGIDYLNGKTTMSLGVTTSKENDYDAKTYGFGISQDFFGDLSTISLGVSFGDDIVRRNGDEEFEDEAKRTRYNVSLSQVITKDMIASAMIETVIDEGFLNNPYRSVRYCITGTAEACETAGNESELYPRTRNSDAFAIRAKYFLPYRAAVKVEARVYQDSWGIEANNWELKYVHPIGDQWLVEAKYRQYNQTKGASFYSDLFDFQEATNFRARDKELSEYTNSNIGLGVTYEVKAGWLSWFDRTTANFYWDYMMLDYDTFKDARMSDARFTDSPVAPGQEDAYSLDASVVRFFVSFWY; encoded by the coding sequence TTGTTAATACGCTTGCTTGCGGTGTTACTGTTCAGCAGTCAGGCACTGGCGGCGGTGCTGCCCGAAGATAGAATTGATGTGCTCTATCACGGTTACGACGGTGGCGGTGCAGAAATTACCGGGCCTTCGGTACTGGTGCGTAAACAATTCGCCGATACGGTTTCTATCTCGGCAAATTACTACGTGGATATGGTGTCCAGCGCCTCTATCGACGTAGAGACAACCGCCAGCGCCTACACGGAAGAACGCACCCAGTCTTCGGTTGGCATCGACTACCTGAACGGCAAAACCACCATGAGTTTGGGGGTCACGACGTCAAAGGAAAACGATTACGATGCAAAGACTTATGGCTTCGGCATCAGTCAGGATTTTTTTGGCGACCTGAGCACCATCAGTTTAGGCGTCTCCTTCGGTGACGACATTGTGCGTCGCAATGGCGACGAAGAATTCGAAGACGAAGCCAAGCGCACCCGTTACAACGTCAGCCTGTCGCAAGTTATCACCAAGGACATGATCGCCAGCGCCATGATCGAAACGGTTATCGACGAAGGCTTTTTAAATAACCCCTACCGCAGCGTGCGCTATTGCATCACCGGCACCGCAGAAGCCTGCGAAACCGCCGGCAATGAAAGCGAGCTCTACCCGCGCACGCGCAATAGCGATGCCTTTGCCATTCGCGCTAAGTATTTTTTACCTTATCGCGCGGCGGTAAAAGTTGAAGCCCGTGTCTACCAAGACAGTTGGGGTATTGAGGCCAACAACTGGGAGTTGAAGTACGTGCACCCCATTGGCGATCAATGGTTGGTCGAAGCCAAGTATCGGCAATACAACCAAACTAAAGGCGCAAGCTTTTACTCGGATTTGTTCGACTTCCAAGAGGCCACAAACTTCCGGGCCAGGGATAAAGAATTAAGCGAATACACCAATAGCAACATCGGCCTAGGTGTTACCTACGAAGTGAAAGCGGGTTGGCTATCCTGGTTTGATCGCACCACAGCAAACTTCTACTGGGACTATATGATGCTCGACTACGACACCTTTAAAGATGCGCGTATGTCTGACGCTCGCTTTACCGATAGCCCGGTGGCACCCGGGCAAGAGGATGCCTATTCTTTGGATGCAAGTGTGGTGCGCTTTTTCGTTTCTTTTTGGTATTAG